The nucleotide window CACAAACTGCCAAAATGCCCAGCGAGGAAGGCTGGAAAATGGATGAGGGCTGTCATCAGTGGCACAAAGTAGGGCTGGAGGCAAGTCCCGGGTGCTCTGACCCCCAGGGGCTGATGCTGGGGCAGATACTCTTTAATGTCCTCATTCATGGCCCGCCTGGAGGAGCAGTTTACCCTCAGCAAGTCTGCAGAGAACACAAAAGTGGCAGAAGCAGCTGACAGCCCAAATGctcctgccatccagagggacttCGGCAGGCTAAAGAACTGGCCTGAGGGGAATCTGATGGAGTtgaaggaagggaaatgagaAGTCTTGGACCTGGGAAGGAATAACACCGGGAAGcaagaggggctggaaagcGGACATTTTATCTTCCTTGCCTTGGTGCcccgggcagctgctgggagccgcAGGGCGGGCACCGGcggcccgcccgccccgccgccggccgctgCCTGTTGGCAGCGCTGCGGCGCTTGATGCGCAGCAGGAGGTTGGGGCGGTCGCGGCGAAAGCAGGGGTTGCTGTAGTGGAGCCAGGCCCCAGCATCGCCCGGCGCAGCCGAGCCGAGCCAGCCCGGCACCTTGAGGAAGCCGTAGCGGTAGAGCTGCCGCACGAAGCTGCGGAACTGCGTGGCCCGGAAGGTgtgcggcggcggggcccgccCATCGCCACCGCCCCTCTGGGCGTCGCccgagctgagcagctctcgcTCGAAGAGGGAGCGGTCGATGAGCAGCCCCGTGGCCCGGCTGTCCCAGCGCACGGAGCGGACGCGGGGACTGTTGGCCAGGCGCCAGAGCTTGGCGGGGAAGGTGCTGGCGCGGagcccggcgggcagcggcagcTCCGCCATGGCGTCGATCGCCGACTGTGGCCGCAACGCCCGCAGCGCAACGGCCGGACTTGGCGGGGACGAGCGCGGCAGAGCCGGGGCTCGGGCAcagcgcgggcggggcggctccggggccggCCAGGCTCGGCTCCGCAAACCCTCTCTTTCTCCGGCTGCAGtcatcctgctgcctttgctttgcaATGCAACCCCTAAGCACCAAGGCAAGGAAGATAAAATGTCCgctttccagcccctcttgATTCCCAGTGTTATTCCTTCCCAGGTCCAAGACTTCTCATTTCCCTTCTTTCAACTCCATCAGATTCCCCTCAGGCCAGTTCTTTAGCCTGGCGAAGTGCCTCTGGATGGCAGGAGCATTTGGGCTGTCAGCTGCTTCTGCCACTTTTGTGTTCTCTGCAGACTTGCTGAGGGTAAACTGCTCCTCCAAGCGGGCCATGAATGAAGACATTAAAGAGTATCTGCCCCAGCATCAGCCCCTGGGGGTCAGAGCACCCGGGACTTGCCTCCAGCCCTACTTTGTGCCACTGATGACAGCCCTCATCCATTTTCCAGCCTTCCTCGCTGGGCATTTTGGCAGTTTGTGTTTAAGGCTGCTGTAGGAGGCTGTCTCAAAGGCTTGGGTGAAGCTGGGGTAGACATCATCCATTGCTCCACCCATATCCATCAGTCTGGCTGTCCTGTCACGGGCATTGGGTAGGTTAACCATTACTCCCAATCAACTTCTCCATTTGTCTGGCATGGTTTCCAGGATTAGTTACTCCATCCCCTGTCAGGGGATGAAGGCAAGGCTGACTGACCTGtattttcctgtccttcttACACCCTTGGAAGAAATCAGTCTATTAGAGCAATTCTGGCTGTTTCTAGCTAGGCAATTCCAGCACAAATAACCAGTAAGAAAAATCAAGCTCTGAATAGAGTCTATTAAATTCTTCTTCAAATGTCTTCTTCACACAATATAATTATACCTATTTTTCCAAAGACACGTAACTTAGATTTTCTTTCAGGATTAGACTGAGATGATAGGACTTGAGAGCTTCcagaattttgatatttttgttgtctCCAACTGTTTGGAAAACTTTTCGAACACGGTGCATAAATGTTTGCCTGGATCATacccatggggcagcagcagagggctccAAAAAGCACCACCTCGTGCTGGGTTGTGTGAGCGCTTGGCTGGGGGTGGTGAGACGCCCAGGCAGAAAAGTGTGCTTTGTGTGGGgtttgcagcacccagccctgggcagggctggcagcgagctctgtccttgctggcagcagggagagcccgtggctttctgctggctgatttctcccagctctggcctGAGCCAGGGTCAGAGCTTGAGGGCACGTCCCCTCACTTGGTGTCTTCTGGTTTGCTGTGCTCATGTTTTGTCTCAAAGGTCATTTTGTAAGAGCTTCAGtttcaccttggccacctgaaTCCTGAGTTTAAAAGGCTCCTCATGTGAACCGTATGGGCAGTGTTCCCTCCTCCGTGCTCCATGTCCTTTgggagtggagaaggagagttaCCGTATCCCTGAtgtgtttccaggaaaataGTGAGTGATCTTTGGgttgctttctttctgtttttctgcttagGACAATGTCAGTGTTGCCCCCGATTCCTCAGGAGGGGagcctgtggacagagctgcagcagaggaagctttATCTGGCaccgagagctgcaggaacggttcccaggagcccgaggagcctggtaaggacagagccctcactggtttagagaggtgtgagatggctgctctgagcaggcttgGTGCTTCCTGGTGCCTTgagttcaaatcctgcactggcacaagctgccttagccctgccctccacacttctccagaggctctggcactgagtcctgtgccatggcaagagagcagggaataaagATGACCTTGGGGGAGTTGTGTCACCAAGTTGGGTGTCCCAGCCTTGTGCTGAAATCGGTGGATAAAtttgctgcaggctgacaggGGAGGCCAGGCTGAGCGACTCTTGAAGGAACAGgggaaaagaagagcaaaaagtcAGGCTAGAAGTCCAGATCACTGACTCAGTGTAGTACCAGTCTGCTGGTATTGGTGCTGACCCACCAGAAAGACAAGGAGCAGAACATCAGAGGCCAGCCAAGTGAAACATCACAGTCAGTCCAGTATCAGAATGGAAACTTAAATGAGCCCTGATTAGGGAGAcctaagaggagagagggagcgctttggatccattccttagccaagctggtgcagcctgcaggcctcgtagggagctctgtccctcacagcccttcctgccagagcCGATGGTCgagttggagcagctgctgctcgctGCAGGGGGCAGTTGGTAGATGGCCCTGGTAATGGAGCTGGTTCatgactcagctcccagcagcccctcagcttcaggcatttcagtgaggactgaggtctgtctgtcagcacagagaaagaacaaggctggACTTCTTTGTGGCTcttggggctgtgtgtgtttcaaGCTCTCGTGGGTGCCCTTTGCGCTGTGAGTGCTGAGACTTTATCGAGatccttcagtgttttgaaacacACTTTTGAACACTTGGAATAGTCCATGTTCTTTTAAGGGCAGGCTTCAAATTTCCAAGTGAGAGTCTGCCTTTCAGGCCATCTTTTGACAGTCCCTGGTAGAAGGGCAATTGCTGTCCAAGGGAAAGGTGCACAAGGGCCAATATTGACTGAGCGTTCCCTTGGCTTCCCAGATGCCATCTGACCAAcatctccaggagggctgccctgcgtggcaggaggagacagaggagagccCGTGACCATCGGGCAGGTAGAATTCCTCTGTTTGTAAATATGTTTCTAGATTCCCATGGTTTTATTTATCAAAGGGTATAGTTCTATTTATAGATTAGAGTGTTCTTTTTATATAAGCATATATTGATAGATCTGTAGAGTTAAATGGGGATATGTATTCAGTTAGAGAAgtgatatattttattataatttttcctttatagATTTTCagagttaaatttttttttgtgtagagtCCAAAAAAAATATAGATGAAGTTTCACTTATGAATGCATATAGTTATATAGTAAGAGGAATATGAATGTTTAGATGGATAGATTGCTGTTTGCATAGGCCtaggctgcatttttacctCTTTGCCCCCTCGgctgcctttctcacctcttgcttttccccctgtgccccctgtgtcccctctccctgtgctgggtccgagctggcggccgggccggacagagcagcacttccagccctggctgtccctggagcagtgggagctgccacTGGCCCCAGGCACTCTCTcttgaggagctgctgaaggacggtgaggctgagggggctgagggggctgagggggcagTGGCGCTGAAGGGACagagagcctgagctgctgctggggctgagggctgtggggcagccgaggccgatggtggcactgaggtgacagggaagtggcacaggctgaggggctggcaggtctaagggggatgggatgggatgggtcaGAAAGGGACTGAGGGGATGAGAGGACTGTGAGGGCctgaagaaactgaagggggctgggggttcaGTGAGAGCATGGCAGGGCTGAAGGGATGGATgaagccagcagggagcacagagggctccaggactgcagctctgccaggccttggaACCAATTGCAGAGCCTCCACTTTTGCCCCAGCTGCAAGGAAGACCTCGAGGACAGCCAGAGACTGAcagaagccagcagagagaagctgaaggccagcagcaggagcagtgaacggggacctgctgctgccagcctggagagagctcGGGTGAGGCCACAGgcccgggcaggcagggtggggctgagggcggcgtgggctgtggccgtgggcactgcccggcggggcaggagcgggccctgcccgtgctggggccgctcagcgcagctgccccggccggcacaggggctgtccttggccaaggcagctgtgccggcagggcccggcagctgtgccgcctgtgccgggctgccggggctgcgggacggtcccgccgcggctgcgctcaccacagcctggcccgctcgcctgctttttttttccagccctcctggggaggctctgagatttcctcttccctgagggaagtgcagctgctgccaagggaaacgtCCCCGTACTCACtcagtgttccctttgcttgccagatgtcccatctgctgtccctgtccaggagagctgctctgcacgggAGGAGGAGACCGAGGGAGAGGCTTTGAagatggggcagctgggatCCCTCTGCTTCGTGTGCTGTGTAAAGATACACGGACTTGCATTGACGAACTAATAATtacatctgtattttcatatgtAACTTGCGATTTGTATAGGTCTATTTCTGTACATATGTTGTTATATTTATGAATGTATTCTGTATAAATGTACGTATAGATATATATGCATTTGCAATTGCATATTTGTGTAAATATGTATCTAGTTTTTTATGTATGTTGTAATATCTGTGTTTAGTTCTTTTTCCATATGTGTACAGCTTTGTAGGTGTTTATATTTATTGATCTAGTTTTCAGTatatatcttttaaaattagtGTATTGGTATTTGTGTTGGTCGATAtgcctatttttattttttttttgtatattgACCTATTTCTGTGTAATGATATTAACACATGTCTCCTGATCTATAGCTGTATATTTGTATGGATGCAGTTGGATTGATCTTTAGATTGGTACGGTAATATTTGTGTATGTATGGATAGCTGGGGTTTATGtatcatttatatatatatgtatatagtaTATAGTCTgtaatatattatctatatttACATCTGTAGATTGATatagatgtatttttttatatgtgcatatatgtatgtatttagtTCTATTTAAAGATGTATGGGAGGTATAGTTGCATAACTATTAAGTTCTTAGTATAAGGCTATTTAGAGACGGaatgcttattttttatttctatacgGGGTCTACATTTGTagtaatatgtaataaattaagtTGTTAAACGCCTAATTGATCTTTGTGTATAGTGAGTTGTGTATAGTAGAGGCTAGCAATAAATCAAGTTTGGTTAAGTGAACTTGGTATTTGTAGATTTTTACATAGACAGGTTGTAATAATCTAATAAATTCCTGGTTTTACCCTAAATTGAGATCTGTTGAGTTCTGTATTGTCAGCATGGGTGTAGCAGTTtgtaataaatgacatttttcaactgaaattgaTTCTGGTGGATTTGTGGATCAGCTTTGTGGCTGTGGCAATCTGcaagaaatgccatttgtcagctgcgatggctgttgtgtgatttgtgctacccaaagccatgagcagatgtaaatgctggaggattttggccatggaaatctctggccatggccagcacatgccccacctgcactcaggctgggcaagggaagggcagatttgggctggcagcagagccacgccttggctcagaactcgctgcagaggcctgctgagaaaactccGGGACTCCATGGAGCGCTcaactcctgctctgcagataTGCAGGGAATTCAGTCCATGTTTGGTTCTTTTCATACAGATACACACAGAGATATGTAGGCAGCACTTAGAAACCTGGAACATACTCAATTGTGGCAGCTGAAATGGACATTTCTCTGTTTAGATAGAgggtcagcagagctgtgattcTGTAGCCACCTTGTAACAGGCAGTGGTCACTGTATCTAAGCAGTTCAGTTCTAGCAATCTGTAATGTATTCCCTTTTAAGCAGACGTTGGCTTTGGGGCATTTCTCATTTCCATGATGAGTGACCACATGTCCTGGTTTGGgacaaatttgggagaaaacatCCAAAAgagggcccctccagaaagcaaagcaacttgggcccctccccccaaccagtttgggaaggattcctcggagagaagtggaaagaacctgtttactTAACAGAccaagcactccccagcacacaaaatgaacaatactggatgacaccactctttcaccgctctggaaaatgatgacaaattcagaaagtctctcttgcGGCTgcttgctctgttatcagtccctccagtgctggggtagctgctgcagccaccgggggcaaactctcggtgtttcccaggtcccagtccggagcaggtttgAGTAGGTCcaagaaaggggaaaggagaaacagtccaggaagaatttggactgcttagctaaactaaTGAACGAGCAGAAgtaaaaagcaagagcaaagcagaagcaagagcaagagcaaagcgaaaagccaagcaaaaagcaaaaaccgCACTATGTACTGCCCCGTCTGCGTGTCCCGCCAGCCGTGGGGGAGCGGCTGATAGCAAAACCAAAGCTAaacattcactcttcagagccagtcttgaaggcacaaaACAtgatatccagcataaacagaacacacgaatggggatacaagcatcataacgtAACCCTTGcacatggggacacacagggccctgctgccgttctcttccctgctgtgttctgtgcacgggcagagaggaacaagggcagctcaggctgcaaaggtccctgtcctgctggttcAGTTGCACAGCACCATGGAGTTGAGGGTCgtgctgagcacgctgaagggAACAAGGACCCTGGCTTTTAGAGGAGCCAGCTTGATTATGCCCAATCTACATTATCTTTAGCCGTTAGCAAAGCCAGTCGTTATTTAGAAAAGTGTGCCTTCTTTCACCTATATTACAAATAGATTGTTATCTACATAgtattataatattggctttttgcaaatgttGAAATAGATTCTATGTGTGtgatgttaaagtaacttttttAGAAAgataaagttttctttctgttgttaattaagcttagacatagtagtgaaatagctgatatgagtatgcttgtgttaaaatgccaGCTCAAATGGGATAATGTCCAATGAACATAGGAAGAAAACACCTGCTACAGAAgtgccaactatcagcactcacTGTCTGAAGACGGTGTGGACCAAGGCCCTAAAACTGGAGATGATAAGAATGGACTAAAACCACAACCAAGGAATAAGAATGCTCTAAAAAGACAGACCCAAGGAGGAGCCATGCTAAACAATTCTTGGAACATGTAAACTAGTTTGGGGGAAAAGTTTTCTATGCAtaagggtctatgaatatgcaacaatCTGACGTAATGGAAAGGTATTTAAGGGGTATCCCTGAAGATTACACAGTGCTCTTGGCTGAGTGCCCAGATGCACCCAGCTGTAATAACCCTTGTTCTGTGGTCCTTGTCTTATTTTGGcctttattaaatttaaatttttcacaggagagtgaacgtgTTTTGCACATAGATCGATATTTCCGGCCTGCATGTTCTTGCTTGAGGCAGCAATATTGTGTTTTGTGAACTTACAAGATTTTTTCACTTAGCTGCTTGGAAGTTGTGGGAAATGCAAGCATAGAGAGCTCCCAAGGCCTTGAACATACTTGAGACTGATTTTGCAATAAAGGatcttttaaaacacctcttcAATCGACCCCATCTTTCTATATCCCAAACAAAAGTGTTGatttattactgtttttcagATCAGAAATGGAAAGATCTAATACAGACAAGAAACAAATCTGCATGTATTTACCATGCATGTATCTGGTTGCGTCTCCGTTGTCTCCTAGCAGCATCATCCATTATAAGAAGCACCAGATACATTTTCTGATAGAATTCAATAGTGTTTAGCTCATCAAGGACGTTCATGGGGAATTTGCCTTCCTCCCTGTTTTAACCTTGGTGTTTGGGGGTTGCTTAGGTGCAGTTCTGTGTCTTGTGGCAAGAAGCGTCGCTGTGAACGTGTGGGTAGTGCAGAAGCTGAGCTGGTGGAAATGAAACATTTACATCTTGGGTGAGCATCCTGTGTGACAAATGCAGAGACTCAAGGGcacaggcttggagcagctccaagTGTGCTTGGCCTGTCATCCTGGGCAATTGAGACTACATTTTATGAAGCTTTTTGCTCTTTTCATGGTTATCACCAAAGTGTGCAGGGGGCATGTCTTGGTGGAGGTGAAGATGGGTAAACTTCTCCTGAATGACTTCACAGCAAAAATTTTAGTGAagaatttagaaagaaatctcTGTCAGGCAGGCACATGAGCTTATTGGAAAACAACCCAACCCAGTCCTATTTGTATGGAAATGTTGTCAATAGACAACACTAATGAGAGTACTTCAAATAACAATTACAGATCTTGCAGGTCTCTGGGCAGGTCAGGACTGCAGGGAAAAGTGGCCTGAGCAGTTGCTGCCATACTGGCAGCAGGGGTAAAAAAGCCCTTTTGTTGCTCTCAGACCTAAGACAAACTAACTGCAAAAAAATCAGAGATGCCAGCCCAAGGCTATCTGAGAATCCTCGCTGTGGTGCCAGGTTTCCAGAAGACAGAGGACATGCCCCGGCTaccagagctgcagaagctgccatgtgctgggaaaggctcccagctgccctccagcccctgccagtgccgGGGCAGCGACTGCCCCACTGCACAAGGACACCAAATGGGCCTGTCCAAACCAGGGAGCTAAGCCACCCCAGCTGTTACTCAGGTGATTTTAATTATCATCACTTTCCACTACTTAGACCTGACTGGCTCTCAGGTTGAGCATGACCCTTTGAAATGGGTGTAGGTGGATGTCACTGGATCTGATgaaaggagagcagggcagctgtggctggcgCTCCGGGACGGAGGCTCTGCGGAGTCTGCCGGAGTTGGCTCGTCCAAGCTGGTAAGGGAAAACTTTGCTAAGCATCGGCTTTTGTAGCTGTGGTGGGGTTTGCTTCGCTCCTCGAGAAGgcagagaagttgtggaagAGTGCAGAGCCAGCATCACCTGAGGGGAAATGCGCTTTGGTGCCAGGCtcaggctcaggctgtgcccctgCGGCCCGTCCCATGCTGGCAtggctggaagagctgcagtgTGGGGTGGGCTCAGGAGAACAGAGCTGTGACTGCTGCCACCCTTGGCTGTGTATGGATCGCAGAAGGTAGGACCATCAGTCATCTGTTATGTTTGACTTGATTGTTATTTGAGATTGTAGTAAATCCTGAGCGTGAGCTGGGATGCAGATTGTAATTGCTCATCTTTCCAATGATAAATGTATAGATACTACTAACATGTGCCCTGTTTGTTGTTCCTAACTCACTAATTTACTGCAGTAGTCTAATAGTGCATCTTTCTTGTCATAATGTCTAAATGATGTGggagaatatttaaatttaacttggggtgcttttgcttttgttt belongs to Haemorhous mexicanus isolate bHaeMex1 chromosome Z, bHaeMex1.pri, whole genome shotgun sequence and includes:
- the LOC132322462 gene encoding heat shock factor protein 5-like, with product MAELPLPAGLRASTFPAKLWRLANSPRVRSVRWDSRATGLLIDRSLFERELLSSGDAQRGGGDGRAPPPHTFRATQFRSFVRQLYRYGFLKVPGWLGSAAPGDAGAWLHYSNPCFRRDRPNLLLRIKRRSAANRQRPAAGRAGRRCPPCGSQQLPGAPRLAEGKLLLQAGHE